TTTTCATTTACGGAGGACAAATGTGCACCACGGTACCTGCGCAACGGCATGACAGACTGGCGATCAGATTGTCGGTCATTATTAGTAGGCTTCTGGCTGGTGAATCCCTTTACCTAAAAGCGTTGTCGGACGAATTTGGCGTGTCTGAACGTACCCTTCGCCGGGATTTTCATCAGCGCTTATTGCATCTTGATATCACCTGTCACAACGGTGCCTGGCGACTGAACCAGAATCCGCAGCGGGATCATACACCTGGCGTGCTGGCGTTTGCCCGCAATACCGGGATAGCCCGCCTCATTCCCTCACAAAGCCGTCAGCTTATGCAGTTGCTGATGGATGGAAATGGCACCTCACCGTGCCTCATTGGCCATGCACCGTTGCCTGCTGGGATCCTTCCGGGCTGTTTCCAACGACTTGCAGAAGCTATTTACCATCACAAAACAGTCAGCCTGCTGATAAAAGGCATTCGTCACGATGCACTGGAGCCTTATCGGTTGATTTATTCCTACCCGCATTGGTATCTGGTCACCAGCCAATATGGTGCAATCCGCGTATTCAGACTTGAGGATGTGACCGCCGTTTCCTTGTCGGAGCAGCATTTTCAACGGCGGAGTGAAATTGGTGCCCTGCTCACCGATGAGAATTTTATCAATGCACTTCCACATTTTCACTTTATCAGCAACGTCATTCACACTTTTCGTGAACACACTACGGCCCCGAAATCTAAACCCAAAGGAGTTAGTCAATGAAACATATTACAGGCTTGCCGGACAACGGTGAGCGCCTGGTAAAAGTTAATTCCGACCCGAATACGGTCGTGAATAACTTCGCTCATGCTCTTTCTACAAAAGACATTCCTGAATCGGACAACTTATGATGAATATATTGCAAGGAAAAATCATGGCAGGTACGCCGTCAATAAAAAGAGCCATTCGCACGCTTTGTGTGCTCGGTACGCTGTTATCCGCCGCTGCATTAAGTGGCTGCGGGGACAAAGTTGAACGTGAATTTATTCAGGGCTGCAAATATGGGGGTGGTACGACTGCGCTCTGCGGCTGTGTGTATGACAAGCTAAAAATAAAGTACTCCCACCAGACGCTGGAAAAAATAAATCAGCAGTCCGGAGATATTCCACCGGATTTCATGGACAACATGCTGAGTGCCGCTCAGCAGTGCAGAAATCAGGGGTAGGGAAGAATGGTTCTTGTCATAAAGTACTTCGTTATTGCTTTTGCCATCGGGGCCATGGTGGTGGTGTTTAACATGGTGGGTAATACCGGCGAGATACGCAGCATCGGGCAGGGGGTGGGCTATCTGTTCTGGATGACACTGGGGCCAGGGGCGGGGATGACTGTCGGGGCGGCCCTGCGTCTTTGGCTGATGCCGGACAGTATTTATACCCGCGAGGGGATGGGCGGACTGCTGAAGGCCAGGCTGTTCTGGCTGGCAGGCCCCCAGTGTATCGGCTGGCTCATC
This is a stretch of genomic DNA from Hafnia alvei. It encodes these proteins:
- a CDS encoding helix-turn-helix transcriptional regulator, coding for MCTTVPAQRHDRLAIRLSVIISRLLAGESLYLKALSDEFGVSERTLRRDFHQRLLHLDITCHNGAWRLNQNPQRDHTPGVLAFARNTGIARLIPSQSRQLMQLLMDGNGTSPCLIGHAPLPAGILPGCFQRLAEAIYHHKTVSLLIKGIRHDALEPYRLIYSYPHWYLVTSQYGAIRVFRLEDVTAVSLSEQHFQRRSEIGALLTDENFINALPHFHFISNVIHTFREHTTAPKSKPKGVSQ